In Thermocladium sp. ECH_B, the genomic window TGATGCAGAATTAGCTTCAGGGAGAACAACTGCTGAGAAAAAGATATCTATCAATTGCGATATTCGCGGCAACATGATTCCCGGCAGATGGGGGAATCTGTCGATTCATTAGGTAGTTTTATAAATTAAAGTATACGTATAGTATACGTATATGGATGATGATAAGATAAGGATAACTCTCGCAAGCAAGGAGCAGGCGGTAGTGGGCGAGTCCTTTCGCGTATTCGGGATACCTGATGAGTGCCATAGATGTAAATTATACGACATATGCATGGGTAGGTTAAGGCCCGGCCGCATATATCGTATAGTGGATGTGAGGTCGATTAATTTGCCGACTCCATTCAAGTGCCTCTTAACTGGAGGCAATATGGTGCCGGTCGCCGTGGTAGAGGATCCATTAATTATCCCCCTGAAGCGGCGGTATGTCGTGGAGGGAATGATAGTTACATATGATGCCTCTGCATGCGGTTGCCCCAGCGTGAAGTGCCCCAGCAGCTCTACACTGCCTGAAGGAGCTAGGGTGAAGATAATTGAAATAATGGAGACCCGCGACTGTAATGGGTCGAAGATATTCATAGCAAAGGCAATTCCAATGGATTAATCCTCACCTATCCCCTATCGGCGCCGCATCTTTCCATAGAGAATTGAAGTAGGTCTTAGCTATGTCCAATAAATAATCCTGTATGGAGTACAGGGTCAAGTATGTATTATCATACTTAACCGCCAATACGACGCCGTCCCCTATTATGCCGGCACCAAACATTCCACTCCTAGTTCTAGCAACCACGCGCGGAGGTAATCGCCTAGCCACTTCGATTAAGTTATCCGTAACGAGCAGCCTTACTTCGCTATTCCTTGATACCGCATCTATATCCGCGATTGCCTCATTATCTAGGAGGTCAACATATGGAATAGCTATATCTATCGAGGAGGCGTTTAGAGCCTTACGCATTAATTGCTTCGTGCTCTCCAACCCCTTCACTATGAAGAATATATCGCTTTGAGCCATGACTTTACTGGGATTATTGGACTCATACAGTAATTGAAGCGAATCTATTATGGGCCTCGTCGCTTCTATGTATCCATTAAGCTTCTCCAGGATTGTGGAGAACACTTCACGAGGAGGCTTAGCTATGAATCTGAGGGGCCGCCCCTGTTCCGAGTATATGATGCCGTCCCTCGCCAAGCTCGAGAGCACGCTATATACCTTTGATGTGGGTATTCCTGCTAGCCTCGCAATATCCTTAGCTGTGAGGGGTCCCTTCTCCACTAGGGTTAAGTAGGCCTTTAATTGGTAGGATGAGTATCCAATCAGCCTTGCGAGCCTCTTTAGTTCCTCATAACTCATACTACTGAGAGTATTAGTTGGGTATAAAATTTTTAAGCCGATCGTTTACTTTGGGTTTAATGACGGAAACAACAACCGTGGTTAAGGCGCCCGTGGAGACCACCACGCAGTTGGTGGATATATCCAGGTTCAAGATGCCTGAGAGCTACAAGAGAATCCTATTTAATGAGAAGATACAGGAGAACTGGAAGAAGCAATTCAAATTGCCACAAGGCGTGAGGGTAATAAAGACAAGCACGTCTGTCTGCCCCGTATGCAATAGGCAATTACCAATGGTAGTATATGAGGAGGGAGGCTCGATTTGGCTCCAGAAGACCTGTCCCGAGCACGGAACATTCACGGACATGTACTGGGGAGATGCGGAGATGTATTACTACTTCCTGCAGTGGGATAATCCGGACTACATAGGGAAGGGCGTGGCTAACCCCAATACTACCTTGGAGTACTATGAGGAGGCAGGCGGCTGCCCATTCGGCTGCGGCCTCTGCCCTGTTCACAAGACCAACACTGCGCTTGCGATAATAGACGTCACTAATAGGTGCAATATGAAATGCCCAGTTTGCTTCGCCAATGCATTCGCGGCCGGCTATGTCTATGAGCCTACCCTAGAACAAATAGAGTACATGATGCGTACCCTTAGAAACGAGAAGCCCTGGGCCCCAAATGCGCTTCAATTAAGCGGTGGAGAGCCGACGATTAGAAATGACTTGCCTGAGATAGTTAGCATGGCTAAGAGGTTGGGCTTTGATCATGTTGAGGTCAATACGAACGGGATAAGGGTTGCGAATGAACCTGACTTCTATAAGAAGTTACTTGATGCAGGCGTATCCACGCTGTATCTTCAGTTCGATACCATTAATCCAAATAATAAGGGGGTCTGGAGGCATAGGTTATATGATCCAAAGGCCTATGCCGCGTTGAAGAATAAGGTTATCGAGAATGCCAGGAAGTTGAACCACCACTCCCTCGTCCTAGTCGTCACAATGGCTAGGAATTATAACGAGAAGGACATTGGGGAGATACTTGATTTCGCCATAAAGAATAGGGACGTCGTTAGGTGGATAAATGTTCAACCCGTCTCATTCTCTGGCAGGGCCAAGACCGATTACACCAAGGATGAGTTAAGGAACTTCAGGATAACTATACCGGACGTCATAATAGAGGTCGAGAAGCAGACCGGTGGAAAGATAAGTAGATGGGATTGGCGCCCAGTTAATTGGCCGGTGGCCCTTGGCAAGATGATGGAGGTATTGACTGGGAAACCTAAGCCGCTCTTCACCAATAATCCCGTGTGCGGCGCCTCTACATTTATCTACTATGATGAGGACCAGAAGGATATCGTGCCAATAACTAAGCTGGTGGATGTGGATGCCTTTGAGAGGGATATATGGGACATATATAACACCGCAGTTAAGGGAGGNCTTTGGACGCAGGTCGGCAAGGTTAAGACACTCAAGTTGCTTAGGCACGTTAAGCACAAGGCCGTGAGGGACCTGCTTCAGGATGTACTCATCTCGAAGAGCTATGATGCGTTGGGCAAGTTCATGATGAATGTGGTGGGGCTCGGCATAATGCACTTCATGGATACCATGAATTTCGATGTGCAGAGGATACAGAGGTGCGATATTCACTATGCGGAGCCGGATGGCAGGATAGTGCCTTTCTGCACCTTGAATAACTTCCACAGGGAGAAGATAGAGCATTCATTCAAGGTTGACTCCAAGGAATGGCTGAGGCTACATCCCGGCAAATTCCTCAGCGGCTTCGCCTAATTCATAAATCTCTCCAAATCAATTAATTTAATTTCCTCTCTTTTTTCCCAATATTCCGCATAATTGATCAATATTTATAAATTGTCGCGATTATTGCTGCATTGAATGGCGGAGGACATAGAGGACATAGGCTTGGAGGAGTTATTGAATAGATTAAGCAATATAAATAATATAGAGATCCTCGGCTATACCCAGGGTGGGTTAGCCAAGGTAACTAAGGTCAAGGGGATAATAAAGGGCGAGCTAAACGAGAAGGAGCTAGGCGAGTTAAAGAAGAGGAGGCCCAGGGGTAAGCCAACTCCTAAACAGGTTAATACAGTTAAAAGCGTGGCTAAGCTGCTATTTGATAATAGGGTTAAGTTTAAGGTAGTGTTCGGCTCCAAGGAAGCCACCATACGATTCGAGCAAGGCTATGTGAGATTAACGGAGAGCGATGTGAGGATTGCCGGCTTCAACAACGAGAATGATCCGCCCCTCCCACTAATACTAAGTGAATTATCTAGGTATGGTAAGGTACTCTTCTTGAAGCCGCTTAAGTAACTTGAACCAGCCTCAAAAAATCCTCCACGCTGAGCTTATGATAATTATTCCCCCGCTTTATCAATATCAACGGTATCTTAGCCATGAGATCCTCCACTCCATGTTGCAGCAGCATGTCTAATCCATCATTGCTCGATAAATCAAGCATGATGCATTTATTCCCGAGTTGTTTACATGCATTGAGCAATTTATTGTAATTGATCTCCCAATTCTCCGTCACTATTATGACTTTATCGAAGTCGCAAGCCACTCAATAATGGTGTCGCTAAGCATAAAAGTATTATCGGGAGGTGTTTGCCCGTGGCGTAACTTCTCCGCTCTAAGGCCGCTCTTCATGGATTTCCGCGAAATAGAAGCTTAGGATGCAGCATCCTCATTATTCCCGGATTCATTGCGGATCATATGCATCAATTCATCTAGTAACTTACTATAGGTTGCATCTGGCTTCTCAAGATGTATTTCGCCATACATCTTTCTGTACTCCTCAATTATGGGATCGATGTTTGGCCTATAATCATATTTCCTAGCGAAGAAGAAGGCCAGATTCTTTATATCATTGATCAGTTTCTCCATGCTGCCAATTATTTTGGTTGGAACCCATTGAGGCCAATCAATTAAATATGGCTTATCCCCCGCCATTATTATATTGAATTCGCTTAGATCGCCATGTATGTAACCCGCCTCGAACGCGGTCTTCACGGCATTCATTATTTGCTCCCAAGCAGTGGCTGGATCGCTTAGATTAGCGTCGGCCAATTTCTCTCCATCTATGTAACTCATGACTACCGCGTGCCTATTAACGGCGATTGGCTGCGGCACGGGTACCCCTGCCTTATAGGTGCCCACAAGCGCTACGTACTCCATGTGAGCCGATATCCTGGACTCATATAGCCATGAAACATGCCTCCTCTCCCCCAGCCATAACCTGTATTTCCTCACATTCCTGAAGCTTATCCTGCCTAATCTATGAAACTTAACAACGCCTCTTCCGCCCGCGATTAGTTGCGTCGCATATACATCGGATTCCTTTCCTGAACCTATGGGAGATGGCGATAATGACTCTATTATGCCCATCTTGGCCAATGCATGTATGGCCAATACATCATAGCCCCTAAACGTTAATCGATAGCCCAATCCGCCTGACCTGGATACTAGTGCATACTTATTTAATTGCCTGATTGATTTAAGAGTGGAGTCCTCATTCTCCTTGAGCCACCTCAATAATCGCTCAAGCGGTACATATTCATGATACCTATGAAGGGCCTCAATCACCATTAATACCCTCAAGTCTCGTTTACTTAATGATTCATATGCGGCAGCTATATCCTTAATGCTCACTGGCCCCGTAATTTTATTCATAGATTTTAAGCGTTGCCCATCCAAGTCCCCTTGCCTCTTAATTATTAAGGCATCTCAGGGAAATGGGGCTAGGTGGCGGCAAATTATGGAGTGCGGTTATCTCTTCCTGGGTCCTCGGGGAATGGGTTTCCTCTTAGTTAAATTGTTTTTGCGGTGGTTTATGGAAAAAACCTTATATTTAAGTGGCTCGATAAAAAATAAGTAATGCAGAACATTAACGAATCGATAATTAGGATAAAGAACATCAATGAGAAGCTTAACGATATGTTCTATAAGTACTCGGATGAGATATCCGGCATACTTATTTCCGTCTTGTCGAGGGAGAACTTTCTATTAGTAGGTCCCCCCGGCACCGCTAAGACGACCCTCGTATATACCTTATCTAAATTAACCAACATTAAGTGGTTCTATAGGCAGTTAACTAAGTTCACGGATCTGGAGGAAATACTTGGACCCATAGATATAGCGAAGCTGTTGGAGGGCAAGGTGGAGCGCATATATGCTAATTCAATAATCGAGAGCGAGTTGGCCTTATTGGATGAGATATTCAACGCCTCTAGCGCAATTCTCAACACCCTCCTCTCCCTCCTTAATGAGAGGGTCGTGTATGATGGTGACAAAATAATCCCCGTAAAGACTTGGGCAGTCTTCGGCAGCAGTAATAGGGTTCCAGATGAGGAGGAGCTTCAAGCCTTATTTGATAGGTTTCCCCTGAGGACATTCACTGAGTACGTGTTGCCGGAGGACACGGAGAATTTATTGATAAAGGGATGGAATTTGAGGCGGGAGATGGATGAGTTAAGGCCCCTTGCATCTATGGATGATATACGCGCATTAAACCAGATGCAGGTGAATTACTTATTCAGCAATACTAAGGATATATCGAAGATATTGTCGCCAGTGATAGCGGACTATGTTGAGCACATACCTATTAGTAATAGAACAAGAATAAAGATACCCCTCTACGCATACTCGCTTCTATTGATACAGGGATTCAAGCCCGAGGAGGTCACTCCCATGATGCTTAAGGTAGCTGCCATAAGAGTGGCTAAGTACTTGGTTCAAAACAAGGATCAACTAAGCGAGTACGAGGCCTTCGCCATGACCCATATGCCCGAGGAGCTCCTTAAGATAAATGATCTAATAAGCGAGGCAAAGGCATTACTGAGTAACAATATAATAGACGATGCGCGGACGAGGCTCATGGATGCCAGGGAGACAATGAGCTCAATTAGGACTAAGTGGGATAAAAGCCTTTACAGCCTATATAAGTATGAGATAGATGAAATGATGAGCACAATAGAGAAGCTGGAGGAGATGATAATGAATGAGCAATGAGAAGAAGAGGCGTGGCATTCTTCTTAATGTTGATTATGATGATGAGCTAGCCAGGTATAGGCTTCGCGAGGTATTCATGGAGGGCAGGAGACGCATGGTGCCAAGCATGGATAAAATACCTCAATACGCATTGATAGATTCATTTTACCTGCATTACAGGAACCCAATGCTGGGGCAACTAAGCGATTTAAAGGATGAGAAGGACATATTATGGTATCACTTAGTTAACACGTATATACGCAGTGATCAGTACGGCGAGGCCGTTAGGGTAACTAAATTGAATGGCCACCTCTCGAAGCTAATGGCGGTTAAGATGCTCAGGATATATAGTAATCTATTAAGCAAAATGGAGAGAAGCGAGGGTTTTAGGCAAATGGTTAATGACTCGACTAATAGGTCCTCCTCCTCCAAGGAAAATAAGGCAATAATAGAGCGCGAAATACGTTCCCTATTATCGTTTTACCTCGGCAACATGAGGCGCATTAATGAAACAGTTAAGAAGGTAAAATCCGTAATGGGCAGCTCCATTGGGCACGAGGTTGCCGATATATTATTAAGCACGGATATAGACCCATATAGGACTCGTCTAATAAACATGCTTGACTCATTGGTTAAATTGATTTCTGACGTCAAGTATAAAATGGATTTATTGAAGGAGGAGGACGTCGTCTATAAGGGAATATCATCGGGGATAAAGAAATTATCCCATATGGCTGAATTACGTGACGTCACTCCCTCATACCGCGCATTAATGCGCGTATCGAAGCCGCTCTACGCCTATAAATTAGGCACTAACAATATAATGGTCAATGAGCGGAAACTAACCAAGAGGCCTAAGGTGTATCTACTCATTGATAAGAGCGGCAGCATGTTCTATACGGTAATGAATAACTTATTCGAGTTCGGAAGCATTAGCAAAATAACGTGGGCAACCGCGTTAGCGACTGTCCTAGTCATGAAGGGAAGCAATGTGCAAGTGAGGTTCTTCGACCAGCAGGTATACCCGGCGATAAGCGATAAGAAGGAGATAATAAAGACTCTTCTCTCCCTAATACCGTTGGGCGGCACTAACATAACGGCCGCCGTCAATATGGCAATGGAGGACGCGCGCCGAAACCCGCAATTAAGGGATTATAAGCTGGTCCTGATAACGGATGGCGAGGACGATGAGTTAAGCATGGAACCCATAAATAACGTGCGCTCCATGTTCAGCAATTTCAAGGTGGTTCTAATAGGTAATGAGCAATCCATGTTGGAGACCAACAAGAATACGATTAAGATAAGCAGTTTAACCTCGAAATCCCTCATGAAGATACTTAAATCCATCTAATGGAAAGATGGGCCACCCTCCTTTTATATGGTGAGGGCCATCCCTTAATTCAACGTCCTCCATGGAAGGCCTTGGATTGATATTGCTTTTAAGGAAAATTTTTAAAAGCGTTTAATTCTTAAGGGCATAAGCGGCCGTAGTCTAGTCTGGATCAGGACGACGGCCCCCCATCCATTTGCGGGGGATCGCCGTAGATCGTGGGTTCAAATCCCACCGGCCGCATCATTTTCAAGAGAATCAATAATAATGGCTTTCTGGCCCCTTCCCCGTCCTTGAGGGTGGGGGTTGTCGCTCATTTTATTAATGGCCTCACTCCTCCTCCCATAACATTAATGACACCGCTATGGTCTCCTCCTTGGTTGAGGTGATGACGCCACCCCTACCCATGCCCTAATAATCCAAATTTAATGTACATCTTAAAACTTGTCTACACCTTTACTGCATGTTAATCATCAATTTAGTATTAGGTTTAATCTTATTGAGGCCTATTAGGAATAGGACAATTGATATGGATATAATTGTGCTGAAGTACACCGCTGAAGATGCTATGGTTAATTCGCCTGTTGTTGTTAACAATCCATAGAGCAGATAATTTAAGTATAGGGTGAAGGAATCCATGTATGTATGGGCAATGATGGTTACGGCTAAGCCCCTTAAGCCCCTCCCATTAGTCTGCATGGCCCTTAGAAACATCGATGCACCTGGGTGGAATAGGAACGAGGCTAGTGGTTGAACGGCAATGCCAATGTACTGAGCGGTTAACAATGCCTGAAGCTGATTTTTAAAGGGTACGATGGGTAAACCCGTGCGTGCTACCGCTAAGATGATAACTAGGTTGAGCACACCCACTGCTATGTCGATGAGGGCAAAGCCGTAGCCTATGTACGGTGCCGAGGCTGGTTCCCTATCCTTAACTGCGAAGTACCTTGCTCCTTCCTGGCACACGCCAGCCATTAAGCCATAGTACAGTATGAGCCATGGTATGTAGGGCTTTAATGAACTAGACGCCAGGGCATTAATCTCTGTGATGTCCTTAACGCCTAGCATTAAAGGCAGCTCCCTAATTAATATTACCAATCCTGGGATCTGCTGGAGAACGTATTGAATAATGACGGCTAGTAGCATGTAGCCCACGCCGATGAAGACCCAGCCCCTACCACCCCTCCATAATGCCCTATTAAAGGTCACGTAGGCCACTATTGTTGCGGCTACCCAGTAAACCACTGCAATGGCCAGCGCTGAGGCTGGGCCGATGATGCTGGACATGATTCGCCTCACTCCATTACCGCATGACTGCCTCCCTGCTCAGGCTCCACCACGACTGCTGTGCCGTATGCTATTATCTCGTCCATGTACTCGCTTATTTCGTTTGAATCAAGCCTGAAGCTTATTACGGCGTTTGCCCCAAGCTCCTTGGCGTGCTTAATCATCCTCTCTATAGCCTGCCTCCTAGCCTGCTCAGCAAGCTCCGTGAACTCCTGGATCTCCCCGCCAACCAGTGACCTGAGCCCGGCTAGAAATCTGCCGCCAAGCCCCCTTGACCTAACTGTGATGCCTAGCGCAATGCCAATTACCTTAACCGCCCTGTAGCCCGGTATGTAGGGCGCCGTTGCAACGATTACATCACTCTCCCTAATGGCCATATTAATATTTCATCACATTAACTTTTAAGCATTTTGCAGTTAGCCTAGAACTACCCCGCCCTAACGGAGTCTCCGGCTTAAATTATGGAGAAATCATTCCTCACAGGAATGTCTCTTGAATGGGATTTAGCTCTCACGTTCCTAATAGGTGCATTAAAAGAGGGATTCAGATGATCTCGCCCCTTAAGGGCCGGGATAGGTGCTCGGATGGAGTCGATGATAGCAAATGTTAAATTTAAGCGCTGTCCTTAATGGCATGGATGGCATCTCAACAATTGAAATGAGGATCCTCGATAAAAACGCCGAGTACTTGGGCGTAAGCGATAGGATATTGATGGAGAATGCCGGGAAAGCGGTCGCAGATGTTGTCATGCATAGATACCCCAATGCATTAAATGTGGCTGTGGTTGCGGGTCTAGGCAATAATGGTGGGGACGGCATTGTCGCCGCTCGCTACTTATTAAATAGCGGTCGTAATGTCACAATTATTTTACTGGGCAGGACAAGCGATGTATCGGAGGAGCCGGCGGCCACTAATTTGCGGATATGTATGAATCTACTTAGGTGCAGGATAATAGAGGCTAGGGATGAGTACACGCTTCTAATGCATCAGGNCTTAATATTGAAGTGGCCTCAAGTGATAATTGATGCTGTTCTAGGCATTGGAGTTAAGGGGCGATTAAGGCAGCCCCACGCGACTGCCATCGACTTAATGAATATGTCCTCCGCGCCTAAGGTGGCTGTTGATGTCCCCAGCGGCCTCGACTCCGATACAGGTAATGTTTGGGATAAGGCAGTTAAGGCGGATGTGACCGTGACCATGCATATGGCTAAGCACGGCTTACTCGCTGAATCAGCCAAGCAATATGTGGGCGAATTAATTGTGGCGGATATAGGAATACCCAGGGAGGCATCCCTAATAGTGGGGGCGGGCGATATGTTATTGTTAAGATATGGAAGAGACATTAACTCCAAGAAGGGGGATAATGGTAGAATAATGGTGGTGGGGGGGTCCCGGGACTTCACCGGCGCGGCTCTATTCACGGGATTATCCGCGCTAATCATGGGGGCTGACTTAGTTAATATTTATGCGCCTCGCGACGTTGCGCATGATATACGCAGCAATAATCCCAGCATAATTTCCATTCCATTAGATGGAGACGCGTTAGGAGAGTCGCATGTGGGATTCATAGTGGAGGAGATGAGGAAGTTCCATGTGCTAGCCATTGGCCCCGGCCTAGGCCTAAAGGAGGAAACGCAGAAAGCCGTAGTAAATATAATTGATTCCGCCGTTAAGTTAGGCAAGAAGGTGGTGATCGATGCAGATGCGATAAAGGCGATAGGCAGCTCTGGCAGGCTTGATTTATTGAAGGGATTGATAGTTACTCCACATGCAGGGGAATTCAAGCAATTATTCGGGGTAGAGGTTAGCGCCGTTGATCCATTGGAGCGCGGCGAATTGGTTAGGAAGATAGTCGCTGAGAAGGCCCCGGGCTCCATAGTTCTACTTAAGGGCAATACCGATGTGGTGACGGATGGGGTTAGGATTAAGCTGAATAAGACCGGTAATCCCGGGATGGCGATTGGGGGAACCGGCGATGTATTGACGGGCGTAACGGCGTACCTAGCATTTAAGTTAAGCGATCAACTTGAGGCAGCCGCGATAGCTGCATTCATAACGGGCTTAGCGGGCGACCTTGCCGTGATCGATAAGGGATTCCACATAACTCCCCTCGACGTAGTGGATAGGCTTCCGAAGGTGCTCTCCATGTTCTTCGATGTGAGGAGGTCAGTCATCGATTCACTGCATCCCCAGGTGCGTGGCTTCCTAGGTGCTGCCGGGTCCTTATGATGAATCCCCTCCCAAGCCCCCTCAACTCGCTTGGGGAGACCATGAGGCGACCCACCCCTATTACATTGCTTGACTGATCCTTGATGGCTATATCCATTCCAGCCCTGGCATTAATTATATCAATTACCATTGAGAGAGGGACATTCCTTCCCTGCCGTATAAATGGCACAGCCTCATCCCTCACCACGGCGTATGAGTCGATGAAGCGTGCCCCGAGGAGGGTTGGCAATAAGTAGCCATCGCTTGCCCTGATCGAGAACGCTAGCTCCCCATTATAGTAAACCTGCCTAACCCTATTCAGAACCGGATTGAATTCGATGCTTAGGTCGCCCCCCATTAATCTCTCCACGGTGCCCTTGCCATACTCATATGATATTATCGTTAAAGCCCTGCGAATTAGGTATGGGTCCCGCGTCTTCATTTGCTAACCCACCGTGTGGATCGTCACGTAATTACTATCAACGCTGTTAGATAGAAGGGTCGTATGTATTTCGCCAATTATCTGCTTGCCGGCGCCTAATTCCCGCAATAATGAGGCTAGAACTGCGCTTGTTTTCTCGTCTAGGCAATAATCCATATTATCAATCAACACTATGCTTCCAGTCTCGCTTGCCATTAATTGAGTTGTTATTGTCAGTATTGTCTTTAAGCTGCAAGGTACTTCTCCACCCATTATTTCATTATTATTCTTATCCACATAGGTTATTCCAATGCCATCCCCCACGAGGCCGGC contains:
- a CDS encoding ATPase, whose translation is MQNINESIIRIKNINEKLNDMFYKYSDEISGILISVLSRENFLLVGPPGTAKTTLVYTLSKLTNIKWFYRQLTKFTDLEEILGPIDIAKLLEGKVERIYANSIIESELALLDEIFNASSAILNTLLSLLNERVVYDGDKIIPVKTWAVFGSSNRVPDEEELQALFDRFPLRTFTEYVLPEDTENLLIKGWNLRREMDELRPLASMDDIRALNQMQVNYLFSNTKDISKILSPVIADYVEHIPISNRTRIKIPLYAYSLLLIQGFKPEEVTPMMLKVAAIRVAKYLVQNKDQLSEYEAFAMTHMPEELLKINDLISEAKALLSNNIIDDARTRLMDARETMSSIRTKWDKSLYSLYKYEIDEMMSTIEKLEEMIMNEQ
- a CDS encoding bifunctional ADP-dependent (S)-NAD(P)H-hydrate dehydratase/NAD(P)H-hydrate epimerase, which codes for MDGISTIEMRILDKNAEYLGVSDRILMENAGKAVADVVMHRYPNALNVAVVAGLGNNGGDGIVAARYLLNSGRNVTIILLGRTSDVSEEPAATNLRICMNLLRCRIIEARDEYTLLMHQXLILKWPQVIIDAVLGIGVKGRLRQPHATAIDLMNMSSAPKVAVDVPSGLDSDTGNVWDKAVKADVTVTMHMAKHGLLAESAKQYVGELIVADIGIPREASLIVGAGDMLLLRYGRDINSKKGDNGRIMVVGGSRDFTGAALFTGLSALIMGADLVNIYAPRDVAHDIRSNNPSIISIPLDGDALGESHVGFIVEEMRKFHVLAIGPGLGLKEETQKAVVNIIDSAVKLGKKVVIDADAIKAIGSSGRLDLLKGLIVTPHAGEFKQLFGVEVSAVDPLERGELVRKIVAEKAPGSIVLLKGNTDVVTDGVRIKLNKTGNPGMAIGGTGDVLTGVTAYLAFKLSDQLEAAAIAAFITGLAGDLAVIDKGFHITPLDVVDRLPKVLSMFFDVRRSVIDSLHPQVRGFLGAAGSL
- a CDS encoding TrmB family transcriptional regulator gives rise to the protein MSYEELKRLARLIGYSSYQLKAYLTLVEKGPLTAKDIARLAGIPTSKVYSVLSSLARDGIIYSEQGRPLRFIAKPPREVFSTILEKLNGYIEATRPIIDSLQLLYESNNPSKVMAQSDIFFIVKGLESTKQLMRKALNASSIDIAIPYVDLLDNEAIADIDAVSRNSEVRLLVTDNLIEVARRLPPRVVARTRSGMFGAGIIGDGVVLAVKYDNTYLTLYSIQDYLLDIAKTYFNSLWKDAAPIGDR
- a CDS encoding molybdenum cofactor biosynthesis protein MoaA, translating into MTETTTVVKAPVETTTQLVDISRFKMPESYKRILFNEKIQENWKKQFKLPQGVRVIKTSTSVCPVCNRQLPMVVYEEGGSIWLQKTCPEHGTFTDMYWGDAEMYYYFLQWDNPDYIGKGVANPNTTLEYYEEAGGCPFGCGLCPVHKTNTALAIIDVTNRCNMKCPVCFANAFAAGYVYEPTLEQIEYMMRTLRNEKPWAPNALQLSGGEPTIRNDLPEIVSMAKRLGFDHVEVNTNGIRVANEPDFYKKLLDAGVSTLYLQFDTINPNNKGVWRHRLYDPKAYAALKNKVIENARKLNHHSLVLVVTMARNYNEKDIGEILDFAIKNRDVVRWINVQPVSFSGRAKTDYTKDELRNFRITIPDVIIEVEKQTGGKISRWDWRPVNWPVALGKMMEVLTGKPKPLFTNNPVCGASTFIYYDEDQKDIVPITKLVDVDAFERDIWDIYNTAVKGGLWTQVGKVKTLKLLRHVKHKAVRDLLQDVLISKSYDALGKFMMNVVGLGIMHFMDTMNFDVQRIQRCDIHYAEPDGRIVPFCTLNNFHREKIEHSFKVDSKEWLRLHPGKFLSGFA
- a CDS encoding VWA containing CoxE family protein yields the protein MSNEKKRRGILLNVDYDDELARYRLREVFMEGRRRMVPSMDKIPQYALIDSFYLHYRNPMLGQLSDLKDEKDILWYHLVNTYIRSDQYGEAVRVTKLNGHLSKLMAVKMLRIYSNLLSKMERSEGFRQMVNDSTNRSSSSKENKAIIEREIRSLLSFYLGNMRRINETVKKVKSVMGSSIGHEVADILLSTDIDPYRTRLINMLDSLVKLISDVKYKMDLLKEEDVVYKGISSGIKKLSHMAELRDVTPSYRALMRVSKPLYAYKLGTNNIMVNERKLTKRPKVYLLIDKSGSMFYTVMNNLFEFGSISKITWATALATVLVMKGSNVQVRFFDQQVYPAISDKKEIIKTLLSLIPLGGTNITAAVNMAMEDARRNPQLRDYKLVLITDGEDDELSMEPINNVRSMFSNFKVVLIGNEQSMLETNKNTIKISSLTSKSLMKILKSI